One genomic window of Streptomyces sp. NBC_01276 includes the following:
- the acs gene encoding acetate--CoA ligase, with the protein MPGDTTDTLGKGDVVSNDSLANLLKEERRFAPPADLAAAANVTEAAYAQADADRLGFWAEQARRLTWETEPTETLDWSNPPFAKWFADGKLNVAYNCVDRHVEAGNGDRVAIHFEGEPGDSRSLTYAQLKDEVSQAANALTELGVQAGDRVAVYLPMIPEAVVAMLACARVGAAHSVVFGGFSADAVASRIQDADAKLVITADGGYRRGKPSALKPAIDEAVAKCPQVEHVLVVRRTGQDTAVTEGRDVWWHDVVGRQSTEHTPQAFDAEHPLFILYTSGTTGKPKGILHTSGGYLTQASYTHHAVFDLKPETDVYWCTADIGWVTGHSYIVYGPLANGATQVMYEGTPDTPHQGRFWEVVQKYGVTILYTAPTAIRTFMKWGDDIPAKFDLSSLRVLGSVGEPINPEAWIWYRKHIGGDRCPIVDTWWQTETGAMMIAPLPGVTETKPGSAQRALPGIGATVVDDEGREVANGGVGYLVLTEPWPSMLRTIWGDDQRFVDTYWSRFEGKYFAGDGAKKDDDGDIWLLGRVDDVMLVSGHNISTTEVESALVSHPSVAEAAVVGAKDETTGQAIVAFVILRGSATETDALVGELRNHVGATLGPIAKPKRIVPVQELPKTRSGKIMRRLLRDVAEDRAVGDVTTLADSSVMALIQTKLPSASSED; encoded by the coding sequence ATGCCCGGGGACACAACGGACACCCTGGGAAAGGGAGATGTCGTGAGCAATGACAGCCTGGCCAATCTGCTCAAGGAGGAGCGGCGGTTCGCACCGCCCGCCGATCTGGCCGCCGCCGCCAACGTGACCGAGGCGGCGTACGCGCAGGCCGACGCGGACCGGCTGGGCTTCTGGGCCGAGCAGGCCCGGCGGCTGACCTGGGAGACCGAGCCGACCGAGACGCTCGACTGGAGCAACCCGCCGTTCGCGAAGTGGTTCGCCGACGGCAAGCTGAACGTGGCGTACAACTGCGTGGACCGGCACGTCGAGGCCGGCAACGGCGACCGCGTCGCGATCCACTTCGAGGGCGAGCCCGGCGACAGCCGCTCCCTGACCTACGCCCAGCTCAAGGACGAGGTCTCGCAGGCCGCCAACGCCCTCACCGAGCTCGGTGTCCAGGCGGGCGACCGGGTCGCCGTCTACCTGCCGATGATCCCCGAGGCCGTCGTCGCGATGCTCGCGTGCGCCCGCGTCGGCGCCGCCCACTCGGTGGTCTTCGGCGGCTTCTCCGCCGATGCCGTCGCCTCCCGCATCCAGGACGCCGACGCCAAGCTGGTGATCACCGCCGACGGCGGCTACCGCCGCGGCAAGCCCAGCGCGCTCAAGCCCGCCATCGACGAGGCCGTCGCCAAGTGCCCGCAGGTCGAGCACGTCCTCGTGGTGCGCCGCACCGGCCAGGACACCGCCGTCACCGAGGGCCGCGACGTCTGGTGGCACGACGTGGTCGGCCGCCAGTCCACCGAGCACACCCCGCAGGCCTTCGACGCCGAGCACCCGCTCTTCATCCTGTACACCTCGGGGACCACGGGTAAGCCCAAGGGCATCCTGCACACTTCCGGCGGCTACCTCACGCAGGCCTCGTACACCCACCACGCCGTCTTCGACCTCAAGCCGGAGACCGACGTCTACTGGTGCACCGCCGACATCGGCTGGGTGACCGGGCACTCCTACATCGTCTACGGTCCGCTCGCCAACGGCGCCACCCAGGTGATGTACGAGGGCACGCCGGACACCCCGCACCAGGGCCGGTTCTGGGAGGTCGTGCAGAAGTACGGCGTCACCATCCTCTACACCGCGCCCACCGCGATCCGTACGTTCATGAAGTGGGGCGACGACATCCCCGCGAAGTTCGACCTGTCGAGCCTGCGCGTGCTGGGCTCGGTCGGCGAGCCGATCAACCCCGAGGCCTGGATCTGGTACCGCAAGCACATCGGCGGCGACCGCTGCCCGATCGTGGACACGTGGTGGCAGACCGAGACCGGCGCCATGATGATCGCCCCGCTGCCGGGCGTCACCGAGACCAAGCCCGGCTCCGCGCAGCGCGCGCTGCCCGGCATCGGTGCCACCGTCGTGGACGACGAGGGCCGCGAGGTGGCGAACGGCGGAGTCGGCTACCTGGTCCTCACCGAGCCGTGGCCGTCGATGCTGCGCACCATCTGGGGCGACGACCAGCGCTTCGTCGACACCTACTGGTCCCGCTTCGAGGGCAAGTACTTCGCGGGCGACGGCGCCAAGAAGGACGACGACGGCGACATCTGGCTGCTCGGCCGGGTCGACGACGTAATGCTGGTGTCGGGCCACAACATCTCGACCACCGAGGTGGAGTCGGCGCTCGTCTCGCACCCGTCGGTCGCCGAGGCGGCCGTCGTGGGCGCCAAGGACGAGACCACCGGCCAGGCCATCGTGGCCTTCGTCATCCTGCGCGGCAGCGCCACCGAGACGGACGCCCTGGTCGGGGAGCTGCGCAACCACGTGGGCGCCACCCTCGGCCCGATCGCCAAGCCGAAGCGGATCGTCCCGGTGCAGGAACTGCCGAAGACCCGTTCCGGCAAGATCATGCGCCGTCTGCTGCGCGACGTGGCGGAGGACCGGGCGGTCGGCGACGTGACCACGCTCGCCGATTCCTCGGTGATGGCGCTGATCCAGACCAAGCTGCCCAGCGCCTCCAGCGAGGACTGA
- a CDS encoding oxidoreductase encodes MSSASDPLAALGSLPGVAESVDSVRKAVDRVYGHRVMRRRSGEITSEAALRGARGSAALSGADWALEEVRRRTDFGAEAQALTVGAALRLTAEAGQLLSIWRQSPLRVLARLHLVASGSTAAGDVVGRPRLAGEPVDEPLVDLPLPGADEVAGRLDGLSRLIIAGGSAPALITGAVVHGELLALRPFGSYNGLVARAAERIVLINSGLDPKAICPAEVGHAEQGVKAYLEAFEGYVSGTPEGMAAWIAHCGRAIELGVRESTAVCEALQRGAA; translated from the coding sequence ATGAGTAGCGCTTCTGACCCGCTGGCGGCCCTGGGTTCGCTCCCGGGGGTCGCAGAGTCCGTGGATTCCGTACGCAAGGCCGTGGACCGGGTCTACGGACACCGCGTCATGCGCCGGCGCAGCGGGGAGATCACCTCGGAGGCCGCGCTGCGCGGCGCGCGGGGCAGCGCGGCGCTGTCCGGTGCCGACTGGGCGCTGGAGGAGGTCCGCCGCCGCACCGACTTCGGCGCCGAGGCGCAGGCGTTGACGGTGGGTGCCGCGCTGCGCCTGACGGCCGAGGCGGGCCAGCTGCTGAGCATCTGGCGCCAGTCGCCGCTACGGGTCCTCGCGCGGCTGCACCTGGTGGCGTCCGGGTCGACCGCGGCCGGGGACGTCGTGGGCAGGCCGCGGCTGGCCGGCGAGCCGGTGGACGAGCCCCTGGTGGACCTTCCGCTGCCCGGCGCCGACGAGGTGGCGGGGCGGCTGGACGGCCTCTCCCGGCTGATCATCGCCGGCGGCTCGGCCCCCGCCCTGATCACGGGCGCGGTGGTGCACGGCGAGCTCCTGGCGCTGAGGCCGTTCGGCTCGTACAACGGCCTGGTCGCACGCGCGGCCGAGCGGATCGTGCTGATCAACAGTGGCCTCGACCCGAAGGCGATCTGCCCGGCGGAGGTCGGTCACGCCGAGCAGGGCGTGAAGGCCTACCTGGAGGCTTTCGAGGGCTACGTCTCCGGGACCCCGGAGGGAATGGCCGCCTGGATCGCGCACTGCGGCCGCGCGATCGAACTCGGGGTGCGCGAGTCGACGGCGGTCTGCGAAGCCCTCCAGCGCGGCGCGGCGTAG
- a CDS encoding HAD family hydrolase, producing the protein MVGAYARVVENQPLPHSLPRTAAFFDLDKTVIAKSSTLTFSKSFYQGGLINRRAVLRTAYTQFIFLAGGADHDQMERMREYLSALCKGWNVQQVREIVAEALHDLIDPIIYDEAASLIEAHHTAGRDVVIVSTSGAEVVEPIGEMLGADRVVATRMVVGDDGCFTGEIEYYAYGPTKAEAVRELAESEGYDLARCYAYSDSFTDVPMLEAVGHPHAVNPDRALRREAVAREWPVLVFSRPVRLKQRLPALSMPARPALVAAAAVGAAAATAGLVWYASRRRAAAATA; encoded by the coding sequence ATGGTGGGCGCATATGCTCGGGTCGTGGAAAATCAGCCCTTGCCGCACTCCTTGCCTCGGACCGCCGCCTTCTTCGACCTGGACAAGACGGTCATTGCGAAGTCCAGCACTCTGACGTTCAGCAAGTCCTTCTACCAGGGCGGCCTGATCAACCGGCGGGCCGTGCTGCGCACCGCGTACACGCAGTTCATCTTCCTGGCCGGCGGAGCCGACCACGATCAGATGGAGCGGATGCGCGAGTACCTCTCCGCCCTCTGCAAGGGGTGGAACGTGCAGCAGGTCCGGGAGATCGTCGCCGAAGCCCTCCACGACCTGATCGACCCGATCATCTACGACGAGGCCGCGTCCCTCATCGAGGCCCACCACACCGCGGGCCGTGACGTGGTGATCGTGTCGACGTCCGGCGCCGAAGTCGTCGAGCCGATCGGCGAGATGCTCGGGGCGGACCGGGTCGTGGCCACCCGCATGGTGGTCGGCGACGACGGCTGCTTCACCGGGGAGATCGAGTACTACGCCTACGGGCCCACGAAGGCGGAAGCCGTCCGGGAGCTCGCCGAGTCCGAGGGCTACGACCTGGCCCGGTGCTACGCGTACAGCGACTCGTTCACCGACGTGCCGATGCTCGAAGCCGTCGGGCACCCGCACGCGGTCAACCCGGACCGGGCATTGCGACGGGAGGCCGTGGCACGCGAGTGGCCGGTTCTGGTGTTCAGCAGGCCGGTACGGCTCAAGCAGCGGCTGCCCGCACTCTCGATGCCCGCCCGCCCGGCCCTCGTCGCCGCCGCGGCGGTGGGCGCGGCCGCGGCCACCGCCGGTCTCGTCTGGTACGCCAGCCGCCGTCGGGCCGCCGCCGCCACCGCCTGA
- a CDS encoding ATP-binding protein, producing the protein MKIAFVGKGGSGKTTLSSLFIRHLAANEAPVVAVDADINQHLGAALGLPEDEAAALPALGAHLPLIKEYLRGSNPRIASTDSMIKTTPPGAGSRLLRVTEDNPVYEACARTLLLDGEPVRLMATGPFTEADLGVACYHSKVGAVELCLNHLVDGPDEYVVVDMTAGSDSFASGMFTRFDMTFLVAEPTRKGVSVYRQYKEYARDFGIALKVVGNKVQGPEDIEFLQDEVEEDLLVTFGHSDWVRAMEKGRPAPFDLLEATNRLALQALQDAAEDSYADRDWDRYTEQMVHFHLRNAESWGNAKTGADLAEQVDPGFVLHEALVSPRSTPQPA; encoded by the coding sequence ATGAAGATCGCTTTCGTGGGAAAGGGCGGCAGCGGCAAGACGACCCTGTCCTCCCTCTTCATCCGCCACCTCGCAGCCAATGAAGCCCCCGTCGTCGCGGTGGACGCCGACATCAACCAGCACCTCGGCGCGGCCCTCGGGCTCCCCGAGGACGAGGCGGCCGCACTGCCCGCCCTGGGCGCGCACCTCCCCCTCATCAAGGAGTACCTGCGCGGTTCCAACCCTCGCATCGCATCCACCGACAGCATGATCAAGACCACCCCGCCCGGCGCCGGCTCGCGACTGCTGCGGGTCACGGAGGACAACCCGGTCTACGAGGCCTGCGCGCGCACGCTGCTGCTCGACGGGGAGCCCGTACGGCTGATGGCCACCGGGCCGTTCACCGAGGCCGACCTCGGCGTGGCCTGCTACCACTCGAAGGTCGGCGCGGTGGAGCTCTGCCTCAACCACCTGGTCGACGGCCCGGACGAGTACGTCGTCGTCGACATGACGGCCGGCTCGGACTCCTTCGCCTCGGGCATGTTCACCCGCTTCGACATGACCTTCCTCGTGGCCGAACCGACCCGCAAGGGCGTCTCCGTCTACCGGCAGTACAAGGAGTACGCGCGGGACTTCGGCATCGCGCTCAAGGTGGTCGGCAACAAGGTGCAGGGCCCGGAGGACATCGAGTTCCTCCAGGACGAGGTGGAAGAGGACCTGCTGGTCACCTTCGGGCACTCCGACTGGGTGCGGGCGATGGAGAAGGGCCGCCCCGCGCCGTTCGACCTGCTGGAGGCGACCAACCGGCTGGCGCTGCAGGCGCTCCAGGACGCGGCCGAGGACTCGTACGCCGACCGCGACTGGGACAGGTACACCGAGCAGATGGTCCACTTCCACCTGCGCAACGCGGAGAGCTGGGGGAACGCCAAGACCGGGGCCGACCTGGCGGAGCAGGTCGACCCCGGCTTCGTGTTGCACGAGGCCCTGGTCAGCCCTCGTTCGACTCCTCAGCCGGCTTGA
- a CDS encoding SulP family inorganic anion transporter, with amino-acid sequence MTTAAPPPSTNQGPDGAGPRLKGLHADLSASVAVFLIALPLSLGIALATGAPLQAGLVAAAVGGIVAGRLGGAPLQVSGPTAGLTVVTAGLIQHYGWRTTCAVTVLAGCCQLGLAFLRTARSALLVSPAIMHGMLAGIGVTIALAQLHIVLGGTPQSSAVANVLGLPAQLADLHPAALGVSALTLCVLLLWPRIPGRVGLALRKVPAALAAVAAATAGAALAGLDLPRVDLPSWSSHALPELPQGPVLGIIAAVLTITLVGSVESLMSSVATDKLIASERGTGDRPPRADLDRELRGQGAANIVSGMLGGLPVAAVAVRSAANVKSGAVSRKSAMLHGLWVVIAAGLLVPALDLIPLAALAALVLAVGIQVVSITHLRTVTRYREVLVYAATIVAVVLGGVLEGVAVGIAVAVALAMHRLARTRITLDEADGVHRVRARGQLTFLAVPRLSRVLNSIPHEGHAVVELDGSFIDHAAYEILQDWQDTHLAHGGSVELTGRGGAAISRGNHARPTGTAPGTGAGVRPGHGSATGSGRVPAGGSTAIGGAGGHRGEGRGAHQCCRPWTPWQNHCDHRALPATHPAVAARVPAGEAAGTIPSAAEPRDAGTASPRRRGAGQLASGIGAFQRDTAPHVRDELARLAREGQRPSQLFLTCADSRLVTSMITASGPGDLFTVRNVGNLVPPPGAEATDDSVAAAIEYAVDVLKVDSITVCGHSGCGAMQALLNSHPGAPMTPLRRWLRHGLPSLERMASRHHAWARIAGRLPADAVEQLCLTNVVQQLDHLRAHESVARRLADGSLELHGMYFHVGEAQAYLLSEGEDFFDCRVFDSVGQNA; translated from the coding sequence ATGACGACAGCCGCCCCACCCCCCTCCACGAACCAAGGCCCCGACGGTGCCGGACCCCGCCTCAAGGGGCTCCATGCGGACTTGTCCGCGTCCGTCGCCGTCTTCCTGATCGCACTTCCCCTCTCGCTGGGCATCGCCCTGGCCACCGGAGCCCCCCTGCAGGCGGGGCTGGTGGCCGCCGCGGTGGGCGGGATCGTGGCCGGGCGGCTCGGCGGCGCCCCGCTCCAGGTGAGCGGGCCGACCGCCGGACTCACCGTGGTGACGGCCGGGTTGATCCAGCACTACGGCTGGCGCACCACCTGCGCCGTCACGGTCCTGGCCGGCTGCTGCCAGCTCGGACTGGCCTTCCTGCGCACCGCGCGCTCGGCCCTGCTGGTGAGCCCGGCGATCATGCACGGAATGCTGGCCGGCATCGGCGTGACCATCGCGCTGGCCCAGCTGCACATCGTGCTGGGCGGCACCCCGCAGAGCTCGGCCGTCGCCAACGTACTCGGACTGCCCGCCCAGTTGGCCGATCTGCATCCGGCCGCGCTCGGGGTGAGCGCGCTGACCCTGTGCGTCCTGCTGCTCTGGCCCCGGATCCCCGGGCGGGTCGGCCTGGCCCTGCGCAAGGTGCCCGCCGCACTGGCGGCGGTCGCCGCGGCCACCGCCGGCGCGGCCCTGGCCGGGCTCGACCTGCCCCGGGTGGACCTGCCCTCCTGGAGCAGCCACGCGCTGCCGGAACTGCCGCAGGGCCCGGTGCTCGGGATCATCGCCGCCGTGCTGACCATCACCCTGGTCGGCAGCGTCGAGTCCCTGATGTCCTCGGTGGCCACCGACAAGCTGATCGCCTCCGAGCGCGGTACGGGCGACCGCCCGCCCCGCGCCGACCTCGATCGCGAGCTGCGCGGACAGGGCGCCGCCAACATCGTCTCCGGGATGCTCGGCGGGCTCCCCGTCGCGGCCGTGGCCGTACGCAGCGCGGCGAACGTCAAGTCCGGTGCCGTAAGCCGTAAATCAGCCATGTTGCACGGGCTGTGGGTGGTGATCGCGGCCGGACTGCTCGTCCCCGCGCTCGACCTGATCCCGCTCGCCGCCCTGGCGGCGCTGGTGCTGGCCGTCGGAATCCAGGTGGTCAGCATCACGCACCTGAGGACCGTCACCCGCTACCGGGAGGTCCTGGTCTACGCAGCCACCATCGTCGCCGTGGTCCTGGGCGGGGTCCTGGAAGGCGTCGCCGTCGGCATCGCCGTGGCCGTGGCCCTGGCCATGCACCGGCTGGCGCGCACGAGGATCACCCTGGACGAGGCGGACGGCGTCCACCGGGTCCGGGCGCGCGGGCAGTTGACCTTCCTCGCCGTGCCGCGCCTGAGCCGGGTGCTGAACTCGATCCCGCACGAGGGCCACGCGGTCGTCGAGTTGGACGGCTCGTTCATCGACCACGCCGCCTACGAGATCCTCCAGGACTGGCAGGACACGCACCTGGCCCACGGGGGTTCGGTGGAGCTCACCGGCCGGGGCGGGGCCGCCATTTCCCGCGGCAACCACGCCCGGCCCACCGGGACGGCACCCGGGACCGGCGCCGGCGTGCGGCCGGGCCACGGCTCAGCCACCGGGTCCGGGCGGGTGCCGGCCGGCGGGAGCACCGCGATCGGCGGGGCCGGCGGCCACCGGGGCGAAGGCCGGGGAGCGCACCAGTGCTGCCGCCCGTGGACCCCCTGGCAGAACCACTGCGACCACCGCGCCCTGCCCGCCACGCACCCGGCGGTCGCCGCGCGCGTCCCGGCGGGCGAGGCGGCCGGGACGATCCCGAGCGCGGCCGAGCCCCGCGACGCCGGAACCGCCTCCCCCCGGCGCCGTGGCGCGGGTCAACTCGCCAGCGGGATCGGCGCCTTCCAGCGGGACACCGCCCCGCACGTCCGCGACGAGCTGGCCCGGCTGGCCCGCGAGGGACAGCGGCCCTCACAGCTCTTCCTCACCTGCGCGGACTCCCGCCTGGTGACCAGCATGATCACGGCAAGTGGCCCCGGCGACCTCTTCACCGTCCGCAACGTCGGCAATCTGGTCCCCCCGCCCGGAGCCGAAGCCACCGACGACTCGGTCGCGGCGGCCATCGAGTACGCCGTGGACGTGCTGAAGGTCGACAGCATCACGGTGTGCGGGCACTCCGGCTGCGGAGCCATGCAGGCCCTGCTGAACTCCCACCCGGGCGCTCCGATGACCCCGCTGCGCCGCTGGCTGCGGCACGGTCTGCCCAGCCTGGAGCGGATGGCCAGCCGGCACCACGCCTGGGCCCGGATCGCGGGCCGGCTCCCGGCGGACGCCGTGGAACAGCTCTGCCTGACCAATGTGGTCCAGCAGCTGGACCACCTGCGGGCCCACGAATCGGTGGCCCGACGGCTCGCCGACGGCTCGCTGGAACTGCACGGAATGTACTTCCACGTGGGCGAGGCCCAGGCCTACCTGCTGTCCGAGGGCGAGGACTTCTTCGACTGTCGGGTTTTCGACAGCGTGGGTCAGAACGCCTGA